CCATATAACGAGGAATTACTTTCAGGGAGTTTTAAATATATGAGTATATgaactcaatttagtgactcctcaAATGAGGCTAACATTATAAGGATGggttatggtcaaccttcaagttcaactaatgaagagtatggtatgtcaAGCTACCCTTCTGATGCACAAATGTtaagagatatatgcatggcatgttagaatttttaaccaatattatcAAGGCTCAatgagttggtaccaatattgtctccaacaacAAGACGAGGTTCCTTCATTTACCAattccattgaaccacatcgatcctcattttgTACTAAAGGGTCATTACAAtgtaatatgtacaaattattgatatttaatgaaatcaagtCTTTCATGAAGcttcataatgagtgtacaattacaaaattcacatttcttatcaactgacatgatataattacatctaatatcgcaaatcatatcatacatatatcaaattcttcaacaaagcaactttaaaatgtttattatacttctaattacattgctatgaggtttttcttacatttccatgagttttgatcaatttttggcctactaaatttttttttccaaaatatctgtTCGATATTTCTctgatatatctgtaaaatcaagttaccgatatatccgtgattaccaatattttcatccttacttATAGTGTTTCTGAAAAAACATGTCAACGTTCTGCCTAGCAATTAGACCAGTTGGTggatttaggttatgtttggttagaaaatagggaagaaaacaaaatgttatggacaataattttgttttttaaatgaaaaatatgaatatatatatatatatatatatatatatatatatatatataattaaaattagttaaaattttaggtatttttaaattatttaatatttatatagttgaATTAAACtacataaaatgaatttataattgtatatgaaaatcatttattaatttaaaaaaaaatcgacttgtattttttttttttcttttttttctttttacattttctctcaaattttctaaaactaaataacaTTTCTAGTATCAATGAAAGACTAATTAAGCAACCCACCTTCAAGGAACTCTTGGCACCTCCTGTTGGAACACCTTCAGGCATATCTCCTGCAACATGTTCCACACCTGCAACAAAATTGGATTCTTCCATTTCCACCAGAATTCAAAATTGAACCAAACcgtttttctaataaaattatttgagaattagagaTATATACCAAGGTAGGGTGGGGCATGTTGTGTAACATGATGCAGGCCGAAATTAATGGCTTTAAGGTGGGGTATTTGGATGTGACTATGCTAAGGGTCACTCCTTAGACCACCACCAACATCAACCACCTGTCTGAGATTTCAAAAccctaaggttatgtttggttcccgaaaaatactaaggaaagaaaaaaaatgtaaagaaaaatgatttttttatatttgattgtcctatgaaaaatatcaaagaaaatcaaatatgattaaaactaattaaaaacttatgtatttttaaattatttattctttatattgatgagttcaaataaataaaatgagtttggagtaacaaaaaaaataatttatcaacttttaatctatttttttattttccttcactttttctttccctctatttttcctttgtattttctttcccttgcattttccttcaaattttctggaaccaaacatagcataagaGTTTAGGATCTTCTTGGTGATTATAGTTGTGTGGTAGACCACCACCAACATCAACCATCTATTTGAGATTCTCCAGACCTCAGTAGACGTCTGGGATCTTCTTGGCAATTATTGTTGTGTGGTAGACTATTGTGGGCATTATAACTTAGGATGACAACAAGATATTTTcagtattttcataaaatatttataattcaagAATATCACATAAATGCATTTatgtaaaattttgaatataacacaaagataataataaattattaaaagaaattaaaatatttatatttgatcatACAAACTACCTTTCTTGATATTGAAATCATTGTACATTCTTTTATTGTCTAATAATAATACCATTGCatagtaactattttttaaaaaaataaataaaaatataatttaatatgtgttattaattattttgttatatattaaattcttatccaaaacttttatatttttaatcaacttttatgtttttttttattttgtaaaaatttccATCCATCAATATATTTTCCaatccaaaaatgatattttgatcATTAAATTTGTAACAATATTCATTTTGACTAATTCAACCCTTGAATGGTAGCACATCTAATTGAAAAGGTTAGGATATGactcaatttattaaatttttctttttttaaaaaaatgtactaattaatagTTAAATGGTTTGTGATGGGTCACTCTTATCCCAAGCCCGTACCATTTATTTGTGTCTATTCCTATCTccatccaaaaaaataattaaacaagtAAGGTAAGGGGTATAGGAAATTTTCATacccgtttaattttttttttccttttttcaaaaggaaatattaaaaataaatataatttataaataaaaaatattataaatatttattttatttttataaaaagtaatattttatctatgttaaaaaaagttgaaaattgaataaaaaaatcaattaaaataattttttatttaaaattatatataatcgaGAAATGGCAGGACAAATTATACTCAAACTTTCcctgaatttttaaaaattttccaaattagCCTCAAAACCTGATTATATTTATCTCAAATCCTTCCCATTAGAGATGGAGTTGGACGGTAACTCGAAAAAACCCATTGTCATTCCTAACTACAAAACATTCATATATCTCCATTAGGCCTCTTCAATACTTATGGTTATAACTTATCTTTTGAATAGTTTGAGTTAATTTGGTCATACTTGGTTTGCAAATTATGATgtcataataattataattataattataattattattattagttttgttaaaagtatttaaaaaggTTGAAGGAGAGAAGAAGAAGGGCATCTCAAAGCACTGCCTTTTAGCCATTTCACTCAACATGACTAATTTACCTAATCTTGACAAACATCATGAGTTTGTCCTCTAGTCGGTAATGTCTAGAAAAGCCCCTATAAAATTTGATAGCCTCTAAAAAGTCTCTGCAACTAGACAACACAAGAAGCCTATAAAAGCCTACAAATCTCCTAAAGCAGGAAGAGAGTTCCACCTCCAAATCGAACCATCTTCAAGTAGCTCAAGGAAAACCCCACACTTGAAAAGGCTTACATAAAATGCATAAAGGTTGCTGCAAGATGAGAACAATGGGAAGTCACATGTCATTCCAGCGGACTTTCACTCTACCAAAATCTAAAAAGTctgcaaaagaaagaaaaaaagaaagaaaagaaagcagTTTCTTGAAAGTTTCATAATCAAGAAGCTTATAAATAACTCCTCTCAACCAAGAGAAGGGCAAGTCCTTCTCCTTCGCCAAATCCCCTTCAATATCCACCAAACTCTTCCTAACCAAGAAAAGGGCAAGTCCTCCTTTGCCAAATCCCCTTCAATATCCACCAAACAAACGAATAAAAGTTTAATTACTCATAAAAGAATTTTTGCATCTTCAAGGTTGTTAAGAGTAAAAATGGATACTAATTATAGCATAGTAGAGACGAGTTGGGTGTGGATGAAGATGGATTGACATTAAGGGATGAATATAGAgaaactttttgtttttctcctagcttaaaaaaataagaaaaaaaataaactcgtcctaacccatttattttaattttaaactcaTCTCATTAGAGACGGTGGAGTGagtttcaaaaaaacaaagttcatcctattgtcatccctaatcaaatcttttaagttatatttggtgagtttcaaaaaaacaaagttcATCCTATTATCATTCCTAGTCAAATCctttaagttatatttggttaATTGTATAGATAAGATAGGATAAAGGAaaagttaatatattttattctatgtATAATTTGGTTGATTGTATAGATAAGATAggataaagaaaaagataatatattttattctatgtATAATTGGTATTAAGATAAGATAAGTTATCTTATCACTTATCGTATCCTATTTTCAATCATATATGGaataataaatgatgatatatattAATTGTCCTTTTTATAGTAAtattaagttatatatataaatttatttatttttatcaattttttaatataaattttttgattaaaattaaatttgtggtCAACAAAGAAGaactaaaaatgtttataaaataataatgaataacatatatagaaatattttttatttataaattttaaaatattttaatcatgaatattgttaaatgtaagataaattttatattttttaacaacaaatattggaatgcaatataatttttattttaaataaatatcgaatattgaaaaataatatatatttcattttattttttaatttattttataaatttaatataaacataacaTATTTCATTACATATACTACTTTACAATAccatgattattaaatataatattcaaaaatatcatatctcattataaataatattttaggatatgtatatcatatccaataagatatgatattttataatatacatatctttttattattttgtatatgtatttaattttattgtacaTTTATTTAATGGTATATAAGTTTAGTTACATGTTTTATGTGATAATATATCATTTTCTAATGATgttagttttttataataaaaaaattaaaatatttaactttttttatttaattaaaaataatttattaatatcaattaatataattaaaagaactttattatttaactttttttattataaaaaataatctattaatatcaatcaatataattaaaaaaactttattaatatcaattaatataattaatataaatttaatttaattatattgattagtatcaataaattatttttaattaaataaaaaaatcaaatattttaactttttctgcACGCTTTTCCTAGCCCAATTATCATACTGCAGTAacctttcattttcaaatcGGTTCCCCTTAATATTCAACCACTAAAAGTCTAAATCACATGCCCACTTACCTCTATGAATCTGGGCTTTAGACTGGTCACCAAATTTTTTACAGTTTTGCAGACAAGGAATCAAAACCAACCTCATGTGCAAGCAGGGTGATTCACGCCCACCCTCAAGTCATGATCAGACTGAGTGGTCCATGCCATTAAGCACTGTAAATAGACTAAATAGTATACTTGAATATCTGTTTATCTGGGTCTGTCAACTACTCATGAGTCATGACCCACCAAATATACAATAATAAACAAGTCATATATTAATGCTTCATATATGACAATTTCATGGACGAATCTGTCGAATTTATGGAGTTTGTTGTTGTTCTTGTTACAATTACTCCCAAGCTACAGATAAAATGGCTACGTCTTGAACATGTCCAAGCAGGATTGAGTAGCAAGGCCCCTGTTCCAGAATTTCCCAAAGTACTCACTGTATGTAAATTTCCTGTAAAGGGCAGGATGACCATGGTCGACCAGTCCCGGAGCTGGTCCTATAACTGCATCTGGTGATGGGCAATAAAAGGTTGGAATGGAGATCCTCTCCTTCTGGCAGTTCACCACGGCCCTATGGACCGCACTCTTGTAGCAATCATTGCTAAGTACCTGCAAACATCCAGTGGATTAATCATTAATCAGATATTGTTGATCTGTAATATCAGAATGTGACATTGTCTTGTTAATACTTTTGTCTCCATCACCTGGATTTGATCACCAATGTTGACAATGAAAGTATTTGGAATAGGGTGGATGGCCACCCATTTTCCATCTTTGAGCACCTGCAAACCGGGCACATCGTCTTGAAGGAGGATTGTGAGGGCATTAGGATCAGCATGGCCAGGTAAGCCAAACGTCAGCTCTGGTTGAGGACAAGGTGGGTAGTAGTTGAGGGCCATCTGCTGGCTGTGCCTTCCCAGCGCCTTATCTATGTGGTTCCTCTCTAGTCCTAAGCTTTCGGATATTGCTTCAAGCAGTAGTAATGCTAATTTTCTAGCCTCCTTGCAATACTCGGCCACAACTTCTCTGTGCAAGGCCACAAGGCCACATAAGAATCTTATCAGTACTTGTACATATACTAATTACAATAACTACACATCTCTGCTAGAAAATTAAGTTATACCTGAAAGATGGAGGGTTGGAGGGCCATTCCTGAATGTAATCCTCTAAAGGGTAGCAATAGAGTCTCAGGAAATCTCTCCAGTTGGACACCTGCTCGGTTTTCACATTGAAACTAGTAGAGAGTCTCATAGTCTTCAAAGGGTCATCGGAGTAGTTCTTCAACCTTTCACTTTCCGGCAAATGGAAAAACTCCTTTGTTATGCTCAACATGCCATGGATCACACTCTCTGGTATTCCATGGTTCTTGACCttgagagaaacaaaaacaagaagaatcATGTCAAAGAAAGGAGAGATACAAGAGTAATACAGATATCGACATGTACCCGAAAAAAACCATCAATCTGGCAGGCTTCAGCTATCTGCTTGATAACATGGGAGCGGCTAGGACCATGGAGGTCTTGGAGGTCGATGAGGGGAATGGAGCCATCCAGTGAGGACTGAACCTCATCAAGGTTTGGGCGGTCGTTCACGGGTCGAACATATCTTGAAGGAACACAGTCTATACTGGATGCAAGGTCAGACAACAGAAGCTTTGCATTGGCCATGGCTACCCAAGAAATGTCTTTGTACTGAGGGATGGCCTGTTCAGGAGGAAGAGCCCATAAATTTATGGAGGCAGTGGGTTGTGGGTGGTAATTAATTCAGCACACGAGATAAGGACGGATTTATTTGGTAGCTCATCGACTATATATCAGCTATATATATGTAAGCAATTTAGTCCTTTGTCATCAATGCTACGGGTTCATATGAGGTAAATGCTtccaaaaataatgataataaagtaaattaaaatgaaatagagtCTAACTGAAGCTCCTGATTAAGTCCTTGTTTCAAAGTTTGTCGTGTTGCTTAAACATCATGGCTTACGAAATTTTCATGAATAGTCATGATATCATGAGTAGTGATGTCATGCCTCCTTCGTCACGCAAGTGGTGTCACTTTTCTAGACTGCCCTTTGTCAATCTAGGCGACAGCATGGAGTCGGGATCCCTAACATATTATATCAAGGGATAAGGATGAAATCTTTCCATATCGAAAACGTAATCCTTTCACCTTTTTTTGTGATGTGTCGTGAAGAAGCGAAAAAGTTCgtgacgctatatatgtagagactcatCTTAATcaagaaaacatgttttaaaatcatgaggGCTCTCTTGTACCCAAAACGAagaatatctacatgattgagTGCGAGTCGTTATAAATGGTATCAGAACCAATCCCCAACCTCGGTGTGGGATTTGTTTGGTGTTGTA
The sequence above is drawn from the Vitis riparia cultivar Riparia Gloire de Montpellier isolate 1030 chromosome 15, EGFV_Vit.rip_1.0, whole genome shotgun sequence genome and encodes:
- the LOC117932389 gene encoding protein DMR6-LIKE OXYGENASE 1-like, with the translated sequence MANAKLLLSDLASSIDCVPSRYVRPVNDRPNLDEVQSSLDGSIPLIDLQDLHGPSRSHVIKQIAEACQIDGFFRVKNHGIPESVIHGMLSITKEFFHLPESERLKNYSDDPLKTMRLSTSFNVKTEQVSNWRDFLRLYCYPLEDYIQEWPSNPPSFREVVAEYCKEARKLALLLLEAISESLGLERNHIDKALGRHSQQMALNYYPPCPQPELTFGLPGHADPNALTILLQDDVPGLQVLKDGKWVAIHPIPNTFIVNIGDQIQVLSNDCYKSAVHRAVVNCQKERISIPTFYCPSPDAVIGPAPGLVDHGHPALYRKFTYSEYFGKFWNRGLATQSCLDMFKT